ATGCCGGAAGACAACGATCCCCTCAGCCACGCGCGCGTTCAGTTCGGCCGGGGCCGCAGCCTCTATCGCTTCAGCCGGGTGGAAGAATCGATCCCCCCCACCTGGGAGGCGGCCCGGGTGGCCGAAACCCTCGGCGACGCCGGCTACGAGACCCGCGTCGACGCCCTGCAGATGGTGGGTGCGGCCCTTGGCACCGTGGGCCGGCTCGACGAGGCGCTCGCGGTGTTCGACGAGCTGCTCGAGATCTGTGCGCAACACGGCGACGTGCTTCACGAGACCGCCACCCTGGGCAACCGCGTCTACGTTTGGCTTCCGCGGGGCAACTTCGCCCAGCTGCGCCTCGAGTACGAGCGCGCGCTCAACCTGGCGCGCGAGAACTGCTTCTCGACCGTCGAGACAAACCTCATCCACAACCTGGCCGAGGTGGCGCTCATCACGGGCGATCTGGAGTCGGCTGACAGCTACGCAGCCCGCGTCGTGGCGCTGAGCGATCGCACGTCGGGGCAAAGCCCCTATCCGGCGCTGGTCATGTTGCTCCTGCGCGCGCGCGCCAGCATCGCCAAGGGCGACGAGGCGGCCGCCACGGCGTTTTTGCAGGAGATCGCGCGACGGCAGGACACGGCCCGACAGGCGGGGCACCCGATCGAGCTCATGCCGTCAGACGCCGTCCTGAGAGATACGGTGGAGCTCGCCACCCGGGACGCCACCGCCGACGAGTGGAAGGCGTTGTTCGCCCGCTGTCAGGAGTTCTCCGTGCAGCTCGAGCCCATCGAGATCCATGCCCTTCGCGGCTTGGCGGCGCAGCGGCGCGGCCAGACTTCCGTGGCACGGGAGGCCCTGGCTCACGCCCTCACCCTGGCCCAGGGAACCCCCTGGGTCCCGCCCATCGAGGCGTGGCTTGCGGCCCTGGCCGCCTGAAATCGCCTGTCGTCACCGCAGCGGCGCGCCTTTTCGCTTGGCGGCGAAATCGGATTTCGCGACTCTAGGCCGATGCTTTCCCACGTCGTGATTTTTTGGACCAAACCCGAAGTGCCCGATGCCGCCGATCGGCTGCTGGCGGGCATGCGTGAATACCTCGCCGACATCCCCGGCGTCCGCGGTTTTCATTGCGGCAAGATGGTGCCGAGTGAACGCCCTGTGGTCGACCAGAGCTACCAGGTGGGGCTCTACGTGTTGGTCGACGACAAAGCGGCCGAGCTGGCCTACCAGGTGCACCCGCAACACCTGGCCTTCATCGAAAACGTGGTCAAGGCCACCACCTTGCGCGCCGTGGTCTACGACTACGCCGACTGAACGGCCTCTCGTGGCCTGGGCGCGGGCCGTCGCGCGGTGCGCACCGCGGCCCTGCGCCCCCCCTGACTAAAGCCAGCCCTCCGAACCGTCGAACCACATACCGGTTTTTCGGGAGGACGGTTGGCCACATGATCGAGGTGCGAGGCCTCACCAAGTACTACGGCGACCACGCCGCGATCCGCAACATTGCCTTCGACATCGAAAAAGGCGCGGTGATCGGCTTTCTTGGGCTCAACGGAGCCGGAAAAACCACCACCCTCAAGATCCTGAGCTGCATCCTGCTACCCACCGCCGGCACCGTCGTGGTGGACGGCGTGGACGCCCTCCAGCACCCGCACGAGATACGCAAGCGCATCGGGTTTTTGCCCGATACCCCGCCGCTATACAACGAGATGACGGTGGGCGAGTACCTCACCTTCGCGGCGCGCGTACGGGGCGTCGCCCGCGGGCGCACCATGAAGGCCGTGGGCGAGGCCGAGGAAAAAACCGGCCTTGTCCACAAGCACAAAGAGCTCGTGGGACGCCTATCTCACGGCTACCGTCAACGCGTGGGCGTGGCGCAAGCCCTCGTGCACAACCCCGCGCTGCTCATCCTCGACGAACCCACGAGCGGGCTCGACCCTCTACAAATCGTGGAGATGCGCAACCTCATCAAGAGCCTGCGCGGTCAGCACACGTTGCTCATCTCCAGCCACATCCTCGCGGAGATCTCACAGACCTGCGACCGCCTGCTCGTGATCCAGGCCGGCGAGATCGTCCGCCAGGGCACCGAGGAGGAGCTCGCCTCGTCGATGGGCACGAGGGTCGACGTGGAGATCGATCTGCAGGGGGAAGCGGGTCAAGTGGCCGAGCGGCTGCGTACGCTCGCGGGTGTGTGCCAGGTGGACGTGGCGGCCGAACAACACGGCCTCGTGAGGCTCCACGTGGTCACCGAAGGCGAAAAGCGGCCCGAGCTCGTGGCCACGGTGGTGGCCGCCGGAGGTCAAGTGCTGCGCGTGGATCGGGGGCGCGGGCGGCTGGAGAAAATCTTCATCGAGCTCACCCGTGCCAAGGAGGAGACTGTCTCATGAGCAACGTGCTCACCATCGCGGGCCGCGATCTCGGGGCGTACTTCCGCACGCAGAGCGGGTACGTCATCTTCGCCCTGGTCCTCCTCATCGACGGCCTCTTGTTCAACGCCTTCGCGCTCGGTGAACCGGACCGACGGTCCTCTGAGGTGCTCGCGAAGTTCTTTTATTTCTCGAGCGGAACCACGATGATCGCGAGCGTCCTCATCTCGATGCGCCTCTTGGCCGAGGAGAAACAAACCGGCACGATTGTCCTGCTCACGTCGTCGCCCTTGAGAGACCGCGACATCGTGCTGGGCAAGTACCTTTCGGGGTTGACCTTCATGGCCATCATCACGTTGGCCACGGTTTACATGCCACTTCTGATCTTGGTGCACGGCAAGATCTCCTGGGGTCACCTGGCGGCAGGTTACCTTGGCCTCTTGCTCCTGGGCAGCGCCACCTTGGCGCTTGGCACTTTGGGCTCTGCGCTCGCGCGCACGCAGGTGCTGGCCGCGATCATCTCGGGCGTGCTCGTGGTGTTGCTGCTCACGTGCTGGCTGCTCACCCGGGTGACGGACTACCCCATGAACGAAGTCGTGCTGGAGCTGGCGCTTTATCACCGCCACTTTCCCTCGTTCACGATGGGCCTCATACGTCTTGCGGACTTGCTCTACTACGCGATGGTGAGCTACGTGGCTCTGTTCTTGGCGATCCGTGCCCTGGAGGCCCGCAGATGGCGCTGACGCCTGTCTTGCGACCAGGCCACCGCGCAACGGGCTCCGTGGTCTATGCCTGCGGCATGGGCGCGATGTTCCTGGGGCAGCGCGTGCTGGGAAGCGGCACGACAGCGTGGATCCTCACCGCCGTGGGCTTCGTGGCCGTGGCGGGCGCCTTCGGCGCGAGACTCATGTCGCTGGCGCGGGCGCGTCTTGGGGATCGTACGGGACAATCGGGGCTCGCGTTGCTTTACGGGCTCGGCCTGGCTTCACTCGTGGCCTACGTGCTCTCTTCGGAGATCTTGCTGCTGACATTGGGCACGTCGCTCGACAGACATGCGCCGTCCCTGGATCAAGCCCTCGAGACGCTTTGGCCGGCGCTCTGGCTCGCCGGGTCGCTTCCCGTGCTCTTCGTCGAGCTGGCTTATCGCTCCATGCGACGCGCTCCGGTGTTCGAGCGGGGGCGGCTGCGCACCTCGCTTCTGGCAGGCGTGGGCGTGGCGTTTGCGCTCGTCTTCGCGTTCGCCACCGTCTACACCGGGCGCATCACGGACGTACGCTGGGACGTTTCGTACTTCCGCACGGCGAAAGCAGGCGATTCCACCCGCCGGATCGTGGAAGCGCTCGACAAACCCGTGACCATCACCACCTTCTTTCCTCCCACGAACGACGTGGCCCGAGAGGTCGATGCTTACGTAGGACAGCTCCAGGATCTATCGCCCTTGCTGAAGATCGAGCGCTACGATCACGCGCTCGACCCCGGCAAGGGGCGAGAGCTCGGGGTCACCGGCAACGGTGTCATCGTGGTGAGACGGGGCACCATGCGACGCCAGATCGGCATACCCCTCGAACTCGAAAGAGCGCGGCCGGAGCTGCGGAAGCTGGACCAACAGGTGAACAAGACCCTGCTCACCGTCACACGCCCAGTGCGTCGGGTCTATTTCACGCGAGGTCACGACGAGCGCGTCTTCAAACCCGTGACCGACACCGATCGGCGCAGCACGCTCTCGCACCTCGAGCGCACCCTCGAAGACGAAGGCTTCGACGTCGTCGAGCTCAGCATCGCTCACGGGCTGGGTGCCGAGGTCCCCGAGGACGCCGCGGTCGTGGTGGTGATGGGCCCCATGAAGGCGTTTCTTCCCGAGGAAGCAGCGGCCCTGCAAAGGTATGTGCAGCAGCGAGGCGGAAGCGTGCTCGTGGCGCTGGATCCGGAAGTGGGACTTGGTTTCGAGGGGCTCCTGGCTCCCTTGGGGCTGGCCTTCACGCCCACCCTCCTGGCCAACGATCTCGTGCACTGGCGCCGTACGGGACAGGCCTCGGATCGGGCCAACGTTGCCACCGTGAGTTTTGGTACCCACGTGTCCGTATCGACCCTGGCCAAGCTCGGCATGCAAGCGCCTGTCGTGTTCATAGGGGCGGGTGCGCTCACGAGCCTGCCTGACGCCAAGCCCGCCGCCGAGCCTGTCATTTTCAGCGACGCCAACACCTGGGCAGACGTCGAACCGGACTTCGAGCCCGGCCCCACCGAGGAGCGGACCACGTTCACTCTGGCCAGCGCCGTTTCCTTTGCGCTGCCAGATCCTCAGCCGGCCGGTCGCCTGCTGGTGGTGGCCGACGCCGACGCGTTTGGCGACGTGGCCATGCAGAACCCCGGCAACCGCACACTTTTTGCCGACTCCCTGCACTGGCTTTCGCGTGACGAGACCATCGTGGGCGAGGTGGCTTCGGAGGAGGACGTTCCCCTCACGCACTCGAAGAAGCAGGACCTGGCTTGGTTTTATCTGACTAGCTTCCTTCCGCCGGCTTCTGTGTTGATCTTGGGTACGCTCTTCACGCGGCGCCGTCGCGCCGAGCGCGCCCGCGATGAGCACCTGAATCCGCAACACACCGGCAGACCGCCCGAAGCAGCGGCAACCGAGCGCAAGGAGGCGGTCTGATGACGGGGCGAGGTACCGCCGTTCAAGGCGCCCTGGCCGCCACGGCGCTGGGCGTGGCGTTTCTTCTGTCTCGGGCCGGAGACTCTGCGAGCCTGGCGGAGGCGATCGTCATCGACGCGCGGTCGAGCGATCTCGAGAGCCTCACCTACTTCGACGGCAAGCGACACTACCGGGTCGAGCCCGATCCCGCCGCTGGCCCCGGAGAGTTGCGGGTCCACGTCTCCGGGGGCGACCGCAGGGTCCCGGTGGGCATGGCACCGGAGCGGGTCCCCGATCGCACACTCCGGGGGGGACGGCTGGCCAAGGACCTCTGGGCATTCTTCTCTCCGCTTCGTTCGATGCGCGCCCTCGGCAAGGTGTCTGACGAGCGCCGCCAGGCCCTCGGACTCACCGAAACCAAGAACCGGCTCACGGTGAAGGTGAGGGGCGTCGAACGCAAGTTCCGACTCGCGCCGCCCCCTCCCGGTGCGGTGGAACCGTACTTGCTCTCCGAGGACGATGGGCGGGCGTACCTGGTTCAGCGCGTGGTCATGAACACCTTCTCGGAGCGGGCGCTCGGACCGGCCGAGGTGCACGACTTCCCCATGACCGCCTACGACCGGATCGCGCTGACACCCGTGGGCAAACCCGCCGTCACGTTGAAGTCCCTTCGCGCCGAAGGCACTGAAACGCACCTCTCACCCGAAGCGGAGCTCTCCGTGAACCTCGCCTCCCTCGAGGACTG
Above is a genomic segment from Myxococcales bacterium containing:
- a CDS encoding Dabb family protein, producing the protein MLSHVVIFWTKPEVPDAADRLLAGMREYLADIPGVRGFHCGKMVPSERPVVDQSYQVGLYVLVDDKAAELAYQVHPQHLAFIENVVKATTLRAVVYDYAD
- a CDS encoding ABC transporter ATP-binding protein, whose amino-acid sequence is MIEVRGLTKYYGDHAAIRNIAFDIEKGAVIGFLGLNGAGKTTTLKILSCILLPTAGTVVVDGVDALQHPHEIRKRIGFLPDTPPLYNEMTVGEYLTFAARVRGVARGRTMKAVGEAEEKTGLVHKHKELVGRLSHGYRQRVGVAQALVHNPALLILDEPTSGLDPLQIVEMRNLIKSLRGQHTLLISSHILAEISQTCDRLLVIQAGEIVRQGTEEELASSMGTRVDVEIDLQGEAGQVAERLRTLAGVCQVDVAAEQHGLVRLHVVTEGEKRPELVATVVAAGGQVLRVDRGRGRLEKIFIELTRAKEETVS
- a CDS encoding ABC transporter permease — encoded protein: MSNVLTIAGRDLGAYFRTQSGYVIFALVLLIDGLLFNAFALGEPDRRSSEVLAKFFYFSSGTTMIASVLISMRLLAEEKQTGTIVLLTSSPLRDRDIVLGKYLSGLTFMAIITLATVYMPLLILVHGKISWGHLAAGYLGLLLLGSATLALGTLGSALARTQVLAAIISGVLVVLLLTCWLLTRVTDYPMNEVVLELALYHRHFPSFTMGLIRLADLLYYAMVSYVALFLAIRALEARRWR
- a CDS encoding GldG family protein; this translates as MALTPVLRPGHRATGSVVYACGMGAMFLGQRVLGSGTTAWILTAVGFVAVAGAFGARLMSLARARLGDRTGQSGLALLYGLGLASLVAYVLSSEILLLTLGTSLDRHAPSLDQALETLWPALWLAGSLPVLFVELAYRSMRRAPVFERGRLRTSLLAGVGVAFALVFAFATVYTGRITDVRWDVSYFRTAKAGDSTRRIVEALDKPVTITTFFPPTNDVAREVDAYVGQLQDLSPLLKIERYDHALDPGKGRELGVTGNGVIVVRRGTMRRQIGIPLELERARPELRKLDQQVNKTLLTVTRPVRRVYFTRGHDERVFKPVTDTDRRSTLSHLERTLEDEGFDVVELSIAHGLGAEVPEDAAVVVVMGPMKAFLPEEAAALQRYVQQRGGSVLVALDPEVGLGFEGLLAPLGLAFTPTLLANDLVHWRRTGQASDRANVATVSFGTHVSVSTLAKLGMQAPVVFIGAGALTSLPDAKPAAEPVIFSDANTWADVEPDFEPGPTEERTTFTLASAVSFALPDPQPAGRLLVVADADAFGDVAMQNPGNRTLFADSLHWLSRDETIVGEVASEEDVPLTHSKKQDLAWFYLTSFLPPASVLILGTLFTRRRRAERARDEHLNPQHTGRPPEAAATERKEAV